The following are encoded together in the Brassica napus cultivar Da-Ae chromosome A9, Da-Ae, whole genome shotgun sequence genome:
- the LOC106397615 gene encoding glyoxylate/hydroxypyruvate reductase HPR3 translates to MAEESPLVLVHRPPTMKYMDEPLTRYYRILTTHTSSDPLPLFLSRHASSVRAVVSIGRFTIDAGFLSRLPSLQLIVCTSVGTDHVDLPECNRRGIAVTNAGEAYSEDVADYAVGLLISFLRRIPAADRYVRSGEWAKCGEFQLGIKLSGKRVGILGLGSIGSLIPYQYYPDVVSLAANSDVIILCCALNDQTRHIVNREVMEALGKKGVIINVGRGGLIDEKEMVKCLVDGVIGGAGLDVFEKEPGVPEELFGLDNVVLSPHAAMATPGSLNNIAQLTLANLKAFFSNQPLISPVRLD, encoded by the exons ATGGCGGAAGAATCTCCACTCGTCCTCGTCCACCGGCCACCGACTATGAAATACATGGACGAGCCTCTGACTCGTTACTACCGGATTCTCACCACCCACACCTCCTCAGACCCACTCCCGCTCTTCCTCTCCCGTCACGCCTCCTCCGTCAGAGCCGTCGTCAGCATCGGCAGGTTCACGATCGACGCCGGCTTCCTCTCCCGCCTCCCTTCTCTCCAGCTCATCGTCTGCACCAGCGTCGGCACCGACCACGTCGACCTCCCCGAGTGCAACCGCCGCGGCATCGCCGTCACAAACGCCGGCGAAGCTTACTCGGAGGACGTGGCGGATTACGCCGTCGGTTTGCTGATTAGCTTCCTCCGCCGCATTCCGGCGGCTGATCGTTACGTCAGGTCGGGTGAGTGGGCGAAATGCGGAGAGTTCCAGCTTGGAATCAAG TTAAGTGGGAAGCGAGTTGGGATACTTGGACTAGGGAGCATAGGGTCCCTTATCCCTTACCAGTACTATCCTGACGTTGTCTCATTAGCAGCAAACAGTGATGTCATCATCCTCTGCTGCGCCCTGAACGATCAGACGCGCCACATTGTGAACAGAGAAGTGATGGAGGCTCTTGGGAAGAAAGGGGTTATAATCAATGTGGGACGAGGAGGGCTGATTGATGAGAAGGAGATGGTTAAGTGTCTTGTCGATGGTGTGATTGGTGGTGCTGGTTTAGATGTGTTTGAGAAAGAACCGGGAGTTCCTGAGGAGTTGTTTGGTCTGGACAATGTTGTCTTGTCTCCACATGCTGCTATGGCCACGCCAGGGTCTTTGAACAATATTGCGCAGCTTACTTTGGCTAACTTGAAGGCCTTTTTCTCGAACCAGCCTTTGATTTCTCCGGTTCGGTTAGATTGA
- the LOC106400226 gene encoding expansin-A7-like → MGLISSSWSFKKFFAIVMVAFAISGEFVAGYYRPSPWRYAHATFYGDETGSETMGGACGYGNLFNSGYGLDTAALSTTLFKDGYGCGQCFQIVCVNSKHCNYGRPSTVVTATNLCPPNWYQDSNNGGWCNPPRTHFDMAKPAFMKLAYWRAGIIPVAYRRVPCKRSGGMRFQFQGNSYWLLVFVMNVGGAGDIKSMAVKGSRTNWISMSHNWGASYQAFSSLYGQSLSFRVTSYTTGETVYAWNVAPANWNAGMTYKSGANFR, encoded by the exons ATGGGTCTAATCTCAAGTTCTTGGAGCTTCAAGAAATTCTTCGCAATAGTTATGGTCGCCTTCGCCATCTCCGGTGAATTCGTTGCAGGATATTACAGGCCCAGCCCGTGGAGATACGCTCATGCCACTTTCTACGGCGACGAAACCGGTAGTGAAACCATGG GTGGTGCATGTGGGTACGGAAACCTGTTTAACAGCGGCTACGGCTTGGACACGGCGGCGCTGAGCACGACGTTGTTCAAAGACGGTTACGGATGCGGCCAATGTTTCCAAATAGTCTGTGTGAACTCGAAACATTGTAACTATGGACGCCCATCGACGGTGGTCACAGCCACCAACCTTTGCCCTCCTAATTGGTACCAAGACTCCAACAATGGTGGCTGGTGCAATCCTCCTAGAACTCATTTCGATATGGCTAAGCCGGCTTTCATGAAACTCGCTTACTGGAGAGCCGGTATCATCCCTGTTGCATACCGCAG AGTCCCATGCAAAAGGAGTGGAGGTATGAGGTTTCAATTCCAAGGCAATTCTTACTGGCTTCTCGTCTTCGTCATGAATGTTGGAGGCGCCGGAGACATAAAAAGCATGGCCGTGAAAGGTAGCCGGACGAATTGGATAAGCATGAGCCACAACTGGGGAGCCTCTTACCAAGCTTTTTCCTCTCTCTATGGTCAGTCTCTTTCTTTCCGGGTCACTTCTTACACAACCGGTGAAACCGTCTACGCTTGGAACGTTGCTCCGGCTAACTGGAACGCCGGTATGACTTACAAGAGTGGCGCCAATTTTCGCTGA